The Rhodopseudomonas palustris genome window below encodes:
- a CDS encoding DUF5413 family protein encodes MKRYLIFGALGPFVGGLLLLFATSYLSGYWAHTDLMELKKFVVVLFRSLQYSYLFGLLPALIMAAIDEIICHIRPIGPRVRMLIVGLIGFAATAFLYSNRGADAGSLQLVLYGMVGLVPAMLSSWLAERFCPPVVTKTTGQAST; translated from the coding sequence ATGAAGCGATATCTGATTTTCGGCGCGCTCGGTCCGTTCGTCGGCGGATTGCTTCTGCTGTTCGCGACCAGCTATCTGTCCGGCTATTGGGCGCACACCGATCTGATGGAGCTGAAGAAGTTCGTCGTCGTCCTGTTCAGGTCGCTGCAATACAGCTACCTGTTCGGACTGCTTCCGGCGCTGATCATGGCTGCGATCGACGAGATCATCTGCCACATTCGCCCGATCGGCCCGCGGGTGCGGATGCTGATCGTCGGCCTGATCGGCTTCGCCGCCACCGCGTTCCTGTATTCCAACCGCGGCGCCGACGCCGGCTCGCTGCAACTGGTGCTGTACGGCATGGTCGGCCTGGTGCCGGCGATGCTGTCGTCCTGGCTCGCCGAACGATTCTGTCCGCCGGTCGTCACGAAGACGACGGGGCAGGCGTCGACATAG
- a CDS encoding VIT family protein yields MIRSVRPKEIHLVNRIGWLRAAVLGANDGIISTASLIVGVAAAAAHQNDVLIAGVAGLVAGAMSMAAGEYVSVSSQSDTENADLRREARELRDDPDGELDELAEIYVKRGVDRTLARQVAAQLMKSDALGAHARDELGITQTTTARPVQAALTSALTFTVGAAMPLLMVIISPANLLIPLTSAASLGFLAILGAVGAKAGGATIPRATIRVTFWGALALGLTAGIGKLFGAIL; encoded by the coding sequence GTGATTCGATCGGTCCGGCCCAAGGAGATCCACCTCGTCAATCGGATCGGATGGCTGCGCGCAGCGGTGCTGGGCGCCAATGACGGGATTATTTCGACAGCGAGCCTGATCGTCGGCGTCGCCGCAGCCGCGGCGCATCAGAACGACGTGCTGATTGCCGGTGTCGCCGGACTTGTGGCCGGCGCGATGTCGATGGCCGCGGGCGAATACGTCTCGGTGAGTTCGCAATCCGACACCGAGAACGCCGACCTTCGGCGCGAGGCCCGCGAATTGCGCGACGACCCCGACGGAGAGCTCGACGAACTCGCCGAGATCTACGTCAAGCGGGGCGTCGACCGGACGCTGGCCCGGCAGGTGGCCGCGCAATTGATGAAGTCGGATGCGCTCGGCGCGCATGCGCGGGACGAACTCGGCATCACGCAGACGACGACGGCCCGGCCGGTGCAGGCCGCCCTCACCTCGGCGCTGACCTTCACGGTCGGCGCCGCGATGCCGCTGCTGATGGTGATCATCTCGCCTGCGAACCTGCTGATCCCTCTGACATCGGCCGCTTCACTCGGCTTTCTCGCCATCCTCGGCGCCGTCGGCGCCAAGGCGGGCGGCGCCACCATCCCGCGCGCCACGATCCGCGTGACGTTCTGGGGTGCGCTGGCGCTGGGACTCACGGCCGGTATCGGCAAGCTGTTCGGCGCAATCCTGTAG
- a CDS encoding DUF1134 domain-containing protein has protein sequence MTIVSRRAALALIASAALIVPASAQQQLPPKAGPGPATYGPEELTNAGHRFFGNVSRGLASVIERAVSQWGLPNGYVLGEEGSGAFVAGLRYGEGTLYTKNAGDLRVYWQGPSVGFDWGGNGARTMTLVYNLPSTNAIYQRFGGIDGSAYVVGGFGMTALTANNIVLVPIQSGIGLRLGANIGYLKFTPTATWNPF, from the coding sequence ATGACCATCGTTTCACGTCGTGCCGCGCTGGCGCTGATTGCGTCGGCGGCCCTCATCGTGCCGGCATCGGCGCAGCAGCAGTTGCCGCCCAAGGCTGGTCCGGGCCCGGCTACCTATGGACCGGAAGAGCTGACCAATGCCGGCCACCGCTTCTTCGGCAATGTGTCTCGCGGCCTCGCCTCGGTGATCGAGCGCGCAGTCAGCCAATGGGGCCTGCCGAACGGCTACGTGCTGGGCGAGGAAGGCTCCGGCGCCTTCGTCGCCGGCCTGCGCTATGGCGAGGGCACGCTGTATACCAAGAACGCGGGCGATCTGCGGGTGTACTGGCAGGGTCCTTCGGTCGGCTTCGACTGGGGCGGCAACGGCGCCCGGACCATGACGCTGGTCTACAACCTTCCTTCCACCAACGCGATCTACCAGCGCTTCGGCGGCATCGACGGCTCGGCCTATGTGGTCGGCGGCTTCGGCATGACGGCGCTGACGGCGAACAACATCGTGCTGGTGCCGATCCAGTCCGGCATCGGACTGCGGCTGGGCGCCAATATCGGCTATCTGAAGTTCACCCCGACCGCGACCTGGAATCCATTCTGA
- a CDS encoding YHS domain-containing (seleno)protein, giving the protein MTAQRQEGNALRLGFATIGLAALLLCPTGPTARAEGATTERIVVDRHTGLAIDGFDPVAYFADGAARVGAADFEASAAGAIWRFRNASNRAAFVGHPEIYAPQFGGYDPVGVARGVPLQGNARIWLVAGQRLYLFSREDDRDAFAAAPERILARARAQWPGLIATMAE; this is encoded by the coding sequence ATGACGGCACAACGGCAGGAAGGAAACGCGCTGCGCCTCGGTTTTGCCACGATCGGGCTGGCCGCGTTGCTGCTATGTCCCACGGGCCCCACGGCGCGCGCGGAGGGGGCCACTACCGAACGGATCGTGGTCGATCGGCACACCGGGCTGGCGATCGACGGCTTCGATCCGGTGGCCTATTTCGCCGACGGCGCGGCCCGGGTCGGGGCTGCCGATTTCGAGGCTTCGGCCGCTGGAGCGATCTGGCGGTTCCGCAACGCCTCGAACAGGGCGGCCTTCGTCGGCCACCCCGAGATCTACGCGCCGCAGTTCGGCGGTTATGATCCCGTCGGCGTCGCGCGCGGGGTGCCGTTGCAGGGCAATGCGAGGATCTGGCTGGTCGCCGGCCAGCGGCTGTATTTGTTCAGCCGCGAGGACGATCGGGACGCCTTCGCGGCCGCGCCGGAGCGCATCCTGGCACGGGCCCGGGCGCAATGGCCCGGGCTGATCGCCACAATGGCCGAATAG
- a CDS encoding 3'(2'),5'-bisphosphate nucleotidase CysQ: protein MGKGQAFGTGPLISHNDAIALMQPLTELVLRAGAAILATDRSDPVEHKPDGSPVTTADLAADRIIAEGLKQIAPDVPALSEERCGLGRPSSGSFFLVDPLDGTKEYVAGRDEFTVNLALVTDGKPLLGIVGAPALGLVWRGLVGHGAERLAIAADGSGYAATPIHTRPMPADGAPWIVAISRLHLDERTLAFIADRPGGVHARMGSALKFCRIADGEADIYPRLSPTCEWDIAAGAAVVIAAGGELTDSSGGPLRFDEPRPNFIVPEFIAWGDARAAS, encoded by the coding sequence ATGGGTAAGGGCCAGGCGTTCGGTACGGGACCTTTGATTTCGCATAACGACGCCATCGCTTTGATGCAGCCATTGACCGAGCTGGTGCTGCGCGCCGGAGCCGCGATTCTGGCCACCGACCGTTCCGACCCGGTCGAGCACAAGCCGGACGGCTCGCCGGTGACCACCGCCGACCTCGCCGCCGACCGGATCATCGCCGAAGGGCTGAAGCAGATCGCGCCCGACGTGCCGGCGCTGTCGGAAGAGCGCTGCGGCCTCGGCCGGCCGAGCTCGGGGAGCTTCTTCCTGGTCGACCCGCTCGACGGCACCAAGGAATACGTCGCCGGGCGCGACGAATTCACCGTCAATCTGGCGCTGGTGACCGACGGCAAGCCGCTGCTCGGCATCGTCGGCGCGCCGGCGCTCGGGCTGGTGTGGCGCGGCCTGGTCGGCCACGGCGCCGAGCGGCTTGCGATCGCCGCCGACGGCTCGGGCTACGCTGCGACGCCGATCCACACGCGGCCGATGCCTGCCGATGGCGCGCCGTGGATCGTGGCGATCAGCCGGCTGCATCTCGACGAACGCACGTTGGCTTTCATCGCCGACCGGCCGGGCGGCGTGCACGCGCGGATGGGATCGGCGCTGAAATTCTGCCGGATCGCCGACGGCGAGGCCGACATCTATCCGCGGCTGTCACCGACCTGCGAATGGGACATCGCTGCAGGCGCCGCAGTGGTGATCGCCGCCGGCGGCGAGCTGACCGACAGCAGCGGCGGGCCGCTGCGGTTCGACGAGCCGCGGCCGAACTTCATCGTGCCGGAGTTCATCGCCTGGGGCGACGCCCGGGCCGCGTCCTGA
- the chpT gene encoding histidine phosphotransferase ChpT, protein MSGNPPSVQAPAPDALELAALLCSRVCHDLISPVGAIVNGLEVLDDSSKQEDRDFALDLIRKSARTASARLQFCRLAFGAAGSAGAQIDLGDAQNMARGHLEDEKTKLAWNLPRVLLAKNRVKLLLNMLIIAQQTIPRGGTLTVEPVGEGEHLSFRVVAAGLNARMPQNIVEMLSGSHAGPVESHGVQPYYTRLLAQSCGLDVTLAPEGETMVVGAI, encoded by the coding sequence ATGTCCGGCAATCCCCCTTCCGTCCAGGCCCCCGCTCCGGACGCGCTCGAACTGGCGGCGCTGCTGTGTTCGCGGGTCTGTCATGATCTCATCAGCCCGGTCGGGGCGATCGTCAATGGTCTCGAAGTGCTGGACGACAGTTCCAAGCAGGAAGATCGCGATTTTGCCCTCGATCTGATCCGCAAGAGCGCCCGGACCGCGTCCGCGCGGCTGCAGTTCTGCCGGCTGGCGTTCGGCGCCGCCGGCTCCGCCGGCGCCCAGATCGACCTCGGCGACGCCCAGAACATGGCCCGCGGCCATCTCGAGGACGAGAAGACCAAGCTCGCCTGGAATCTGCCGCGGGTGCTGCTGGCGAAGAACCGCGTGAAGCTCCTGCTCAACATGCTGATCATCGCGCAGCAGACGATTCCGCGCGGCGGTACTCTGACGGTCGAGCCGGTCGGCGAGGGCGAGCATCTCTCGTTTCGCGTGGTGGCTGCGGGCCTCAACGCGCGGATGCCGCAGAACATCGTCGAAATGCTCAGCGGCAGTCACGCCGGTCCGGTCGAGTCGCACGGCGTGCAGCCGTACTACACGCGCCTTCTGGCCCAGTCCTGCGGGCTCGACGTGACGCTTGCGCCAGAGGGTGAGACCATGGTCGTCGGCGCCATCTGA